Proteins co-encoded in one Campylobacter ornithocola genomic window:
- the pyrC gene encoding dihydroorotase, translated as MTLKNPLDMHLHLRDESMLELVAPFSAKEFKAGVIMPNLITPLTETTALKAYKERILKACKNEDFIPLMTLFFKNYDEKFLEKAKDELFAIKLYPAGITTNSDNGISSFDIEKLKPTLNAMSELGLPLLVHGETNDFVMDREANFAKIYEKLAKNFPKLKIIMEHITTKVLCDLLKDYENLYATITLHHLIITLDDVVGGKMDPHLFCKPIAKRYEDKDTLCELAFSGYEKAMFGSDSAPHPLHTKECCGCAAGVFSAPVILPVLAELFEKHSNETNLQKFISDNACKIHNLKFEKDKIITLEKQEWQVPQKYGDVVPFMAGKTLNFKVAN; from the coding sequence ATGACACTTAAAAACCCTTTGGATATGCATTTACATTTACGCGATGAAAGTATGCTTGAGCTTGTAGCTCCTTTTAGTGCAAAAGAATTTAAAGCTGGTGTTATAATGCCAAATTTAATCACCCCACTTACTGAAACAACTGCACTCAAAGCTTATAAAGAACGCATCTTAAAAGCTTGTAAAAATGAAGATTTTATACCCTTGATGACCTTATTTTTTAAAAACTATGATGAGAAATTTTTAGAAAAAGCCAAAGATGAGCTTTTTGCTATCAAGCTTTATCCTGCAGGTATAACTACCAACTCAGATAATGGAATTTCAAGCTTTGATATAGAAAAGTTAAAACCTACTTTAAATGCCATGAGTGAGCTTGGTCTGCCTTTACTTGTGCATGGAGAAACAAATGATTTTGTAATGGATAGAGAAGCAAATTTTGCTAAAATCTATGAAAAACTAGCTAAAAACTTTCCGAAATTAAAAATCATAATGGAGCATATCACCACTAAGGTTTTGTGTGATTTATTAAAAGATTATGAAAATTTATACGCAACTATCACTTTGCACCATTTAATAATAACCTTAGATGATGTAGTAGGTGGCAAGATGGATCCGCATTTATTTTGCAAACCTATTGCAAAACGCTATGAAGACAAAGATACTTTATGTGAGCTTGCTTTTAGTGGCTATGAAAAGGCTATGTTTGGAAGCGATAGCGCACCTCATCCTTTGCATACTAAAGAATGCTGTGGTTGCGCAGCTGGAGTATTTAGTGCACCGGTGATTTTACCTGTGCTAGCTGAACTTTTTGAAAAACATTCAAATGAAACAAATTTACAAAAATTTATTTCAGATAATGCTTGTAAAATCCATAATCTTAAATTTGAAAAAGATAAAATCATCACTTTAGAAAAACAAGAATGGCAAGTACCACAAAAATACGGCGATGTGGTGCCATTTATGGCAGGAAAAACTTTAAATTTCAAAGTCGCAAATTAA
- a CDS encoding BspA family leucine-rich repeat surface protein: MYRPKNKNELMNLVQNERISLRDIDVSLIDDFSYVFYYSKRLDFLGIEYWDVSNAKDMSYMFYCCESFNANLSRWDVSRVENMASMFFNCKNFNQDLSKWNTQNLKDMSYMFFNCINFNHSLLHWKTSNIIRMAHCFENCHAYEHNIANWDVQNVITMAYLFHNCKNFHYELDEWNIQSHCNTQKMFGNRDLDKIYTVKGIEL; the protein is encoded by the coding sequence ATGTATAGACCTAAAAATAAAAATGAGTTAATGAATTTGGTGCAAAATGAAAGAATTTCTTTAAGAGATATTGATGTGTCTTTGATTGATGACTTTTCTTATGTGTTTTATTATTCTAAAAGACTAGACTTTTTAGGTATTGAATATTGGGATGTTTCAAATGCTAAAGATATGTCATATATGTTTTATTGTTGTGAAAGCTTTAATGCAAACTTATCTCGTTGGGATGTTTCTAGGGTTGAAAATATGGCAAGTATGTTTTTTAACTGCAAAAATTTCAATCAAGATTTGTCAAAGTGGAATACTCAAAACTTAAAAGATATGTCTTATATGTTTTTTAATTGTATTAATTTTAATCATTCTTTATTGCATTGGAAAACTTCAAATATAATTAGAATGGCACATTGTTTTGAAAATTGTCACGCTTATGAACATAATATTGCAAATTGGGATGTGCAAAATGTAATTACAATGGCATATCTTTTCCATAATTGTAAAAATTTCCATTATGAGTTAGATGAGTGGAATATACAAAGTCATTGTAATACTCAAAAAATGTTTGGAAATCGTGATCTTGATAAAATATACACTGTAAAGGGTATTGAGTTATAA
- a CDS encoding phosphoethanolamine transferase, with translation MRLKLSWTKFTLLNTIFIMAFNFPLFEFVYEKINQNFMLFSVFFGIYFFLVLGILSLIYFPYITKILSIFLLSTCAICSYFISNYGVLIDDSMIQNVVETDNREFFSYFNFSFALYILAFVIFPSILILLTKIDYQRYVLKKSVLFFSALIICFGLIAFTSKTLLPFLRSHNIIRMYNLPFYPIYSSIEFAKKKLAGKKELTIISNDANLKDTNISKIMILVVGETARASNYSLGDYKTNDTNFYTKNEPNLVYFNDVSSCGTATAKSLPCMFSRHKRASFENGIYEENVLDILQKVGVQSVWFGNNSGGCKGNCDRIKHKLISKDYDESLLELVKQELKNTNSNKIIIVHLQGSHGPTYYKRYPSEFKKFIPTCDTNELNTCTYEQIINTYDNTLLYTDFIIKNLIDLLKENPNQEASLLYLSDHGESLGENGIYLHGMPYLIAPKDQKHIPMIFWSKDSKLSQDLQGKKDYKLSQDNLFSSLLGYFGVNSKEYEENYDLFSKNLKENPQ, from the coding sequence ATGCGCCTAAAGCTTTCATGGACTAAATTTACCTTGCTTAATACAATTTTTATTATGGCATTTAACTTTCCCTTATTTGAATTTGTATATGAAAAGATAAATCAAAATTTTATGCTTTTTAGTGTATTTTTTGGAATTTATTTTTTCTTAGTATTGGGTATTTTGTCTTTAATATATTTTCCATATATCACCAAAATTTTAAGTATATTCTTACTCAGCACTTGTGCTATTTGTAGCTATTTTATAAGTAATTATGGAGTATTAATTGATGATAGTATGATACAAAACGTCGTTGAGACAGATAATAGAGAGTTTTTTTCTTATTTTAATTTTTCTTTTGCATTGTATATTTTAGCTTTTGTAATTTTTCCTAGCATACTTATACTCCTTACTAAGATTGACTATCAAAGATATGTACTTAAAAAAAGCGTATTGTTTTTTAGTGCTTTAATTATATGTTTTGGTTTAATTGCCTTTACTTCCAAAACACTATTGCCTTTTCTAAGATCACATAATATCATTAGAATGTATAATCTACCTTTTTATCCTATATATTCGAGTATAGAATTTGCAAAGAAAAAACTAGCGGGTAAAAAAGAATTAACCATCATATCAAATGATGCAAACTTAAAAGATACAAATATTTCTAAAATAATGATTTTAGTTGTTGGCGAAACCGCTAGAGCAAGTAATTATTCTTTAGGTGATTATAAAACAAATGATACTAATTTTTATACTAAAAATGAACCAAATTTAGTGTATTTTAACGATGTAAGCTCATGTGGAACTGCCACAGCAAAAAGCTTACCTTGTATGTTTTCAAGACATAAAAGAGCGAGTTTTGAAAACGGGATATATGAAGAAAATGTTTTAGATATCTTGCAAAAAGTTGGGGTACAAAGTGTTTGGTTTGGCAATAACTCAGGAGGTTGTAAAGGAAATTGTGACCGTATAAAACATAAGTTAATTTCAAAAGATTACGATGAGAGCTTGCTTGAACTTGTAAAACAAGAACTTAAAAACACTAACTCAAATAAAATCATCATAGTGCATTTGCAAGGCTCGCACGGTCCAACCTACTATAAACGCTACCCAAGTGAGTTTAAAAAATTCATACCAACTTGTGATACAAACGAACTAAATACTTGCACTTATGAACAAATCATAAACACTTATGATAATACTTTGCTTTATACAGATTTTATTATAAAAAATCTCATAGATTTACTCAAAGAAAATCCAAATCAAGAAGCTTCTTTGCTTTATTTATCAGATCATGGAGAAAGTTTAGGTGAAAATGGAATTTATCTACACGGTATGCCTTATTTAATAGCACCAAAAGATCAAAAACACATACCAATGATATTTTGGAGCAAGGATAGTAAATTAAGTCAAGACTTACAAGGTAAAAAAGACTACAAACTTTCTCAAGATAATCTTTTTTCAAGTTTGCTAGGATATTTTGGCGTAAATAGCAAAGAATATGAAGAAAATTATGATTTATTTAGCAAAAATTTAAAGGAAAACCCACAATGA
- a CDS encoding manganese efflux pump MntP family protein, whose translation MDISSLIILSFALAADAFAVSLCKGFSVKELKLKHYLIVGLYFGGFQALMPAIGYTLGASFGSFVEKIDHWIAFILLGAIGSKMIQESFKNDSCKENSNLFDFKTMIALAIATSIDALAVGVSFAFLKVDLFIALLCIGVITFIMCILALKIGSKFGTYLKSKAEFLGGAILIFLAVKILFEHLS comes from the coding sequence ATGGATATTTCAAGTCTAATAATTTTATCTTTTGCTTTAGCTGCAGATGCTTTTGCGGTTTCACTATGCAAAGGTTTTAGCGTTAAAGAATTAAAATTAAAACATTATTTAATAGTTGGATTATATTTTGGTGGATTTCAGGCTTTAATGCCTGCTATTGGATACACTCTAGGTGCCTCCTTTGGTTCTTTTGTAGAAAAAATCGATCATTGGATTGCTTTTATTCTTCTTGGCGCTATAGGTAGTAAAATGATACAAGAATCTTTCAAAAATGATAGTTGTAAAGAAAATTCAAATTTATTTGATTTTAAAACCATGATAGCTCTTGCTATTGCAACTAGCATTGACGCACTTGCTGTTGGAGTGAGTTTTGCTTTTCTAAAAGTGGATTTGTTTATAGCATTACTATGCATAGGTGTGATCACTTTCATAATGTGCATTTTAGCTTTAAAAATAGGTAGTAAATTCGGCACCTATCTCAAAAGTAAAGCCGAATTTTTAGGTGGTGCTATTTTAATTTTCCTAGCAGTTAAAATTTTATTTGAACATTTATCTTAA
- a CDS encoding exodeoxyribonuclease III codes for MRLLSWNVNGLRAICDKNALDWIEKEKIDFIGFQEIKAHEDKFPKRIYEYPFKHMYSNSAKRAGYSGVMSLCNFDSEVKKCEFFDNDEGRVLEHRFKNIVLFNIYFPNGQKDEDRLSFKMKFYNDFLVYLDKLLKEGKEIIICGDVNTAHREIDLTHPKANEKTSGFLPIERAWIDDLLKSGFVDTFRYINGDIKEKYSWWSYRMKARERNVGWRIDYFFVSNGLKDKLKNAFIRDDIFGSDHAPVGIEIDI; via the coding sequence ATGAGATTACTTTCTTGGAATGTGAATGGCCTAAGGGCAATTTGTGATAAAAATGCACTTGATTGGATTGAAAAAGAAAAAATCGATTTTATAGGTTTTCAAGAAATCAAAGCACACGAGGATAAATTTCCAAAAAGAATTTATGAATATCCTTTTAAACATATGTATTCAAATAGTGCTAAAAGAGCAGGATATTCAGGTGTAATGAGCTTGTGTAATTTTGATAGTGAAGTAAAAAAATGTGAGTTTTTTGATAATGATGAGGGTAGGGTTTTAGAGCATAGATTTAAAAATATAGTTTTGTTTAATATCTATTTTCCAAATGGTCAAAAAGATGAAGATCGCTTGAGCTTTAAAATGAAGTTTTATAATGATTTTTTAGTGTATTTAGATAAGCTTTTAAAAGAAGGTAAAGAAATCATTATCTGTGGTGATGTGAATACTGCACATCGCGAGATAGATTTAACACATCCAAAAGCAAATGAAAAAACTTCAGGTTTTTTACCTATTGAGCGCGCTTGGATAGATGATCTTTTAAAATCAGGTTTTGTAGATACTTTTAGATATATCAATGGTGATATTAAAGAAAAGTATTCGTGGTGGAGTTATAGAATGAAGGCAAGAGAAAGAAATGTGGGCTGGAGGATTGATTATTTCTTTGTTTCTAATGGTTTAAAAGATAAACTCAAAAATGCCTTCATAAGAGATGATATTTTTGGCTCAGATCACGCTCCTGTAGGAATAGAAATAGATATTTAA
- a CDS encoding type ISP restriction/modification enzyme: MLKAYLENIKDISINDKEHTHRTALQNLLQAIKESQDKQNKISIKQEPNNDKEGRGAPDFLITKDFLTLGYIENKRVNANLDNIIKSDQILKYTKLSPNIILTDYLRFILLSLNEKNEIIICKEVKICSLDEIKSIIKNQSLLDTKTQELNELFSIFFSKIPNPINSALDFANHLSLRTRILKDELLLSNENEALISLFNTFKETLYKELSYEEFCDSFAQTLTYSLFLAKLNNDTAKEIDLNNAKKFIPKSFPLIRSMSGFLDDSFENLESIKWLLEEIISIINHIDITSIIKELNKTGEKDLFNRPAILSTHKDPYLHFYETFLASYDPKLREVRGVYYTPAPVVIFIINAIDEVLKQDFNHKKGLSEALDKNITLLDFATGTGTFLLESFRKALEPINKNSANYNPKALIDKFCGFEFLIAPYTIAHLKLSQSFKEEFNSPLNDNESLKIALTNTLYSKSTTQEENSQNTLFTLADLTNEFKKAQKIKEEQILIITGNPPYSGASSNKGLYEDEIKISYGLEPSKANLNNEQKKWISSYLKEKSKQNTSTFKAIYEKHKLENEKNPKWLLDDYVKFIRFAQSKIDSQESGIFAFISNNSFLDNPTFRGMRYSLMQSFDKIYILNLHGDTRKKEKAPDGSKDDNVFDIMQGVSINIFIKQNSKAKNTKIYYHDLYGKRKDKYEFLYENDLNSIKWTLIKNNEPFYLFLPQNNDLLEEYNKGISVKDIFILSSVGIVSAKDPILISTNTEKLKQQIYDYYNEFDRKYIKEIAYRPFDTQKIYYDIGKVERPRIETMEHFLENENIGLMIGRQFSAIGSDIFDIVFCTDKITDLNFYRRGGEQIFPLYLYPTTRSKKFLKKENPNFNEENFTSKIENFKESFRTFIDDLYKEKFSPEDILGYVYAVLFHKFYREKYLDFLKIDFPKIPFTKDKNTFKNLSKLGLKLINLHLLKNDELDFNIGEALFKDIKNKNFKIQKIKYNKDTKELFINESLYFTKVSLEIYEFKIGGYAVLDKYLKSHKEEDIDHNHFTLIIQTLNETLKIQDEISKINLS, from the coding sequence ATGCTAAAAGCTTATCTAGAAAACATAAAAGATATTTCTATTAATGATAAGGAACACACACATAGAACAGCTTTGCAAAATTTATTACAAGCTATAAAAGAAAGTCAAGACAAGCAAAATAAAATCTCTATCAAACAAGAACCAAACAATGATAAAGAAGGTAGAGGCGCACCTGATTTTTTAATAACAAAAGATTTTCTAACACTAGGCTACATAGAAAATAAAAGAGTAAATGCAAATCTTGACAACATCATAAAAAGCGATCAAATTTTAAAATACACAAAATTAAGCCCAAATATCATTCTCACAGATTATTTAAGATTTATATTATTAAGCTTAAATGAGAAAAATGAAATTATCATTTGCAAAGAAGTAAAAATTTGCTCTCTTGATGAGATTAAAAGCATTATTAAAAATCAATCTTTACTAGATACTAAAACACAAGAGTTAAACGAACTTTTTAGTATATTTTTTTCTAAAATCCCAAATCCCATAAATTCAGCTTTAGATTTTGCAAATCATCTAAGCCTAAGAACAAGAATTTTAAAAGATGAGCTTTTACTTTCTAATGAAAATGAAGCATTGATAAGTTTATTTAATACTTTCAAAGAAACACTTTATAAAGAGTTAAGCTATGAAGAATTTTGTGATTCTTTTGCGCAAACTCTAACTTATAGCTTATTCTTAGCCAAATTAAATAACGATACCGCAAAAGAAATAGATCTAAACAATGCTAAAAAATTCATACCAAAATCATTTCCATTAATCCGTTCTATGAGTGGATTTTTAGATGATAGTTTTGAAAATTTAGAAAGCATAAAATGGCTTTTAGAAGAAATCATAAGCATTATAAATCACATAGACATTACAAGCATTATCAAAGAATTAAACAAAACAGGCGAGAAAGACTTATTTAATCGTCCTGCTATTTTATCTACTCACAAAGATCCTTATTTGCACTTTTATGAAACATTTTTAGCAAGCTATGATCCAAAGCTTAGAGAAGTAAGAGGAGTGTATTATACTCCTGCGCCTGTAGTAATTTTCATCATAAATGCTATTGATGAAGTTTTAAAACAAGATTTCAATCACAAAAAAGGACTAAGTGAAGCTTTAGACAAAAACATAACCTTGCTTGATTTTGCCACAGGCACTGGTACATTTTTACTTGAAAGCTTTAGAAAAGCTTTAGAGCCTATAAACAAAAATAGTGCTAATTACAATCCAAAAGCCTTGATAGATAAATTTTGTGGTTTTGAATTTTTAATAGCACCTTACACTATAGCACATTTAAAACTTTCTCAAAGCTTCAAAGAAGAATTTAATTCCCCGTTAAATGATAATGAAAGTCTTAAAATAGCACTAACAAACACCCTATACTCAAAAAGCACAACCCAAGAAGAAAATTCACAAAATACACTTTTTACACTTGCTGATTTAACCAACGAATTTAAAAAAGCACAAAAGATAAAAGAAGAACAAATTCTAATCATCACAGGCAATCCACCTTATAGTGGAGCAAGTAGTAACAAAGGCTTATACGAAGATGAGATCAAAATAAGCTATGGCTTAGAACCAAGCAAAGCAAATCTTAACAATGAACAAAAAAAGTGGATAAGCTCGTATCTTAAAGAAAAATCCAAACAAAACACAAGTACTTTTAAAGCTATATATGAAAAACACAAACTAGAAAATGAAAAAAATCCAAAATGGCTTTTAGATGATTATGTAAAATTCATACGCTTTGCACAAAGTAAAATCGACTCTCAAGAGAGTGGAATTTTTGCTTTTATTTCAAATAATAGCTTTTTAGATAATCCTACCTTTAGAGGTATGAGATATTCTTTAATGCAAAGCTTTGATAAAATTTATATACTTAATTTACACGGCGATACTAGAAAAAAAGAAAAAGCTCCAGATGGAAGCAAAGATGATAATGTCTTTGATATCATGCAAGGTGTGAGCATAAATATCTTTATAAAACAAAATTCAAAAGCCAAAAATACAAAGATTTATTATCATGATTTATACGGCAAAAGAAAAGATAAATACGAATTTTTATATGAAAATGACTTAAATTCTATAAAATGGACTTTGATTAAAAACAACGAGCCTTTTTATCTTTTCTTGCCACAAAATAATGATTTATTAGAAGAATACAACAAAGGCATAAGCGTAAAAGATATTTTTATATTATCAAGCGTAGGGATTGTTAGTGCTAAAGATCCTATATTAATATCAACCAATACTGAAAAATTAAAACAGCAAATTTATGATTATTATAATGAATTTGACAGGAAATACATAAAAGAAATAGCATACAGACCTTTTGATACGCAAAAAATTTATTATGATATAGGAAAAGTGGAAAGACCTAGGATTGAAACAATGGAACATTTTTTAGAAAATGAAAATATAGGATTAATGATTGGGAGACAATTTAGTGCCATTGGAAGTGATATTTTTGATATAGTTTTTTGCACAGATAAAATTACAGATTTAAATTTTTATCGAAGAGGTGGTGAACAGATCTTCCCGCTTTATCTTTACCCTACAACTAGAAGTAAAAAATTCCTAAAAAAAGAAAATCCAAATTTCAATGAAGAAAATTTCACCTCAAAAATAGAAAATTTCAAAGAAAGCTTTAGAACTTTCATAGATGATCTTTACAAAGAAAAATTCTCGCCTGAAGACATACTAGGCTATGTTTATGCTGTGCTTTTTCATAAATTTTATAGAGAAAAATACCTTGATTTTTTAAAAATTGATTTTCCAAAAATTCCTTTTACAAAAGATAAAAATACTTTTAAAAATTTAAGCAAACTAGGCTTAAAACTTATAAATTTACATTTATTAAAAAATGATGAGTTGGATTTTAATATAGGCGAAGCCTTGTTTAAAGACATTAAAAATAAAAATTTCAAAATACAAAAAATCAAATACAACAAAGACACAAAAGAACTTTTCATAAACGAAAGCTTGTATTTTACTAAAGTAAGTCTTGAAATTTATGAGTTTAAAATAGGCGGCTATGCTGTGCTAGATAAATACTTAAAAAGCCACAAAGAAGAAGACATAGATCATAATCATTTTACCTTAATCATACAAACTTTAAATGAGACTTTAAAAATACAAGATGAAATTTCAAAAATCAATCTTAGCTAG
- a CDS encoding helix-turn-helix domain-containing protein: MDDKVKTLCVKIFGKKRFEILEFLALHADDDGFVFANIEKLSKQLNISKPTIISTFKFLEEKALLEKLKNGLYKLK; the protein is encoded by the coding sequence ATGGATGATAAAGTAAAAACACTATGTGTAAAAATCTTTGGTAAAAAACGCTTTGAAATTTTAGAATTTTTAGCACTTCATGCTGATGATGATGGCTTTGTCTTTGCAAATATCGAAAAGCTTTCTAAACAACTAAACATCAGCAAACCAACCATCATTTCTACTTTTAAATTTTTAGAAGAAAAAGCTTTACTTGAAAAACTCAAAAACGGCTTATATAAACTCAAATAG
- a CDS encoding diacylglycerol kinase — MKPKYSLFKNASYALNGIKFLLKDEMAFRIEFAIILPLIFVSLFLPVSFLEHFVLVFVLVLILIVEALNSAIEACVDLCTSEFHILAKKAKDCASAGVFFSVVLAIITWSFILFDLVREWMIK, encoded by the coding sequence ATGAAACCAAAGTATTCTTTATTTAAAAATGCAAGTTATGCATTAAATGGAATTAAATTTTTACTCAAAGATGAAATGGCTTTTAGGATAGAATTTGCTATTATTTTACCTTTGATTTTTGTAAGCTTATTTTTGCCTGTAAGTTTTTTAGAACATTTTGTGCTTGTATTTGTTTTGGTGCTAATTTTAATTGTAGAAGCACTAAATTCTGCCATAGAAGCTTGTGTGGATCTTTGCACGAGCGAATTTCACATCTTAGCTAAAAAAGCAAAAGATTGTGCGAGTGCTGGGGTGTTTTTTAGCGTGGTTTTAGCTATAATTACTTGGAGTTTTATTCTTTTTGATTTGGTTAGAGAATGGATGATAAAGTAA